A single Streptococcus thermophilus DNA region contains:
- a CDS encoding DNA/RNA non-specific endonuclease: protein MKKNKFLLVSILFIVILLVQPQNFQSLKSAFTQNDLASQLNISDSPEEKNGDLGNAHQTQNEELKGKVFDGKHQVIVVSDKAQFTDEELSLENGSWEKYSNLDFLNRVGVAEAMLGQELMPTNEREDISSVKPTGWKNKKILFNGKQDYLYNRSHLIGFQLSGENANVKNLFTGTRALNANFDDEKSSMVYYENLVANYIRETDHHVRYRVTPIFKNVELVARGIRMEAQSVEDETVSFDVYIFNVQSGYDINYLTGTTKKSG from the coding sequence ATGAAAAAGAACAAATTTTTATTAGTCAGTATTTTATTTATTGTCATATTGTTAGTGCAGCCACAAAATTTTCAATCTCTAAAAAGTGCATTTACTCAAAATGATCTGGCTAGTCAGTTGAATATTTCGGATTCACCTGAAGAAAAAAATGGTGATTTAGGCAATGCTCACCAGACACAAAATGAAGAATTGAAAGGTAAGGTGTTTGATGGGAAACATCAGGTTATTGTGGTGAGTGATAAAGCACAATTTACTGATGAAGAGTTGAGTCTAGAAAATGGTTCATGGGAAAAATACAGTAACCTAGATTTCTTGAATCGTGTTGGGGTTGCTGAAGCAATGTTGGGCCAAGAGTTGATGCCAACAAATGAACGTGAAGATATTTCATCCGTAAAACCGACTGGATGGAAGAATAAAAAAATCCTGTTTAATGGAAAACAAGATTATTTGTATAATCGGTCACACTTGATTGGATTTCAACTAAGTGGTGAGAATGCTAATGTAAAAAATCTATTTACAGGAACACGTGCCCTTAATGCAAACTTTGATGATGAAAAATCGTCAATGGTTTACTATGAAAATTTAGTCGCAAATTATATAAGAGAGACAGACCATCACGTTCGTTATCGAGTAACGCCTATTTTTAAAAATGTAGAATTAGTTGCTCGTGGTATTCGTATGGAAGCACAGAGTGTAGAAGATGAAACAGTGTCGTTTGATGTTTATATCTTTAATGTTCAATCAGGATATGACATTAACTATCTGACAGGAACTACAAAAAAATCAGGGTAA
- the mobP2 gene encoding MobP2 family relaxase — MIQYTEANAQYVDYTNRDEAVKIDDELSLETSRQMIEGLTEDEMIRIQEAVPETQLNFREYIDYMNRSYATEEQSEELTAVFTQEADYLQKQRLTELKNQLETAYKNGSLLWQGVISFDNAFLAEQGLYDVATGQVDQKAIKAVMRDMMPTLIQKEGLSDSAFWWGNIHLNTDNIHIHFGLSEVESNRDKIFYRPRGRMEYKGNFSQKTINRFKSGIYHGLLKEETRSNLIRKEQVLANLKTDLMTSVYQEDKITSSAEKNFLEQAYNHLPLNKRWRYGSNARDFAVSKFFLDRYLDSYLQNEGSVAYQEFLQETRELLKTYAGVYSAEKNQVYEKIRKVDGQTIRTLAESKGYDLEHHLARRVMDLRERLANNILRSFREAAPQIQVVQLEKNLKNFSVLNQKKILEQLPKASVVKSQKAWQKLGYFVKPREQPLEIIKPVYEAYDTDGKGIGQPEFVLDYVYDISQLTENIQMKTLTLKDLSLLSSNELKELVDAAKLKPNPTEKERRELGTYRYALKLSMLEASQKELQVRQKLLEQIQPLASDQPFVDFKKQSITQELQAIQLQLTPNYKLSEDEQLLKQRLKGQFEDSVALPINKATAGTIQLPIRQLRSEIGFVNQLQDDGILTLLKGVTTSKEAYVEELQTHISIFQLKYQINTRNQQMDQLSDESAIKEMKIANAQGFTELKRLYAKLQPNEENQSQITQAVSEQLQERKVIKKAQMQQSQGSGRINTDFMRQLTASLKRSQQASKKALMERARSDEREEQEERRQAQR; from the coding sequence ATGATCCAATATACAGAAGCAAATGCTCAATATGTGGATTATACTAATCGTGATGAAGCTGTCAAAATTGATGATGAGTTATCTTTAGAAACGAGCCGACAAATGATAGAAGGATTGACTGAAGATGAGATGATTCGTATTCAAGAAGCTGTCCCTGAAACACAGTTGAATTTTAGAGAATATATTGATTATATGAATCGCTCCTATGCTACAGAAGAACAGTCTGAAGAATTGACTGCGGTCTTTACTCAAGAAGCAGACTACCTTCAAAAGCAGCGGTTAACAGAGTTAAAAAATCAACTGGAAACAGCCTATAAGAATGGATCTCTACTTTGGCAGGGTGTTATTTCATTTGATAATGCTTTTCTAGCGGAACAAGGTCTGTATGATGTGGCTACTGGTCAAGTGGATCAAAAGGCAATTAAGGCAGTTATGCGTGACATGATGCCAACACTTATCCAAAAAGAGGGGCTTTCTGATTCTGCTTTTTGGTGGGGGAATATCCATCTGAATACAGATAATATTCATATTCATTTTGGACTGTCTGAGGTTGAATCTAATCGTGACAAAATTTTCTATCGGCCTCGTGGACGTATGGAGTACAAAGGAAATTTTTCCCAGAAAACAATCAACCGTTTTAAGAGTGGTATCTATCATGGACTTCTGAAAGAAGAAACACGATCAAACCTTATCAGAAAAGAGCAGGTTCTTGCTAACTTAAAAACTGACTTAATGACTTCAGTTTACCAGGAAGACAAAATCACCTCTTCAGCTGAAAAAAATTTTTTGGAACAGGCCTATAATCACTTGCCGCTAAACAAGAGGTGGCGTTATGGATCTAATGCCAGAGATTTTGCGGTTAGTAAGTTTTTTCTTGATCGTTATTTAGATTCCTACTTGCAAAATGAGGGGAGTGTTGCCTATCAAGAATTTCTTCAAGAGACTAGGGAATTGCTAAAGACCTACGCTGGGGTCTATTCGGCTGAAAAAAATCAAGTCTATGAAAAAATCCGAAAGGTTGATGGACAAACAATTCGGACATTGGCTGAATCCAAAGGATATGATTTAGAACATCATTTAGCACGTCGTGTGATGGATTTAAGGGAGCGTTTAGCTAATAATATCTTACGATCGTTCAGAGAGGCAGCGCCACAAATTCAGGTCGTTCAGCTGGAAAAAAATTTGAAGAACTTTTCTGTTTTGAATCAGAAAAAAATTTTGGAACAACTACCTAAAGCAAGTGTAGTAAAAAGTCAGAAAGCTTGGCAGAAGTTAGGTTATTTTGTGAAACCTAGAGAACAACCACTTGAAATTATAAAGCCAGTCTATGAAGCTTACGATACGGATGGTAAGGGAATTGGTCAGCCAGAGTTTGTCCTAGATTATGTTTATGACATTAGCCAGCTAACAGAAAATATTCAGATGAAAACCTTGACACTAAAAGACTTATCCTTATTGTCATCAAATGAATTAAAAGAGTTGGTGGATGCTGCTAAGTTAAAGCCTAACCCTACAGAGAAAGAACGTCGTGAATTAGGTACTTATCGTTATGCGCTGAAACTCAGTATGTTAGAAGCTAGTCAGAAGGAGCTGCAAGTTCGCCAAAAACTACTTGAACAGATCCAGCCACTAGCTTCTGATCAACCATTTGTGGATTTCAAGAAACAATCAATAACTCAGGAGTTGCAAGCTATACAGTTACAACTCACTCCTAACTATAAGTTATCTGAAGATGAGCAGTTGCTTAAGCAGCGGTTAAAAGGTCAATTTGAGGATAGTGTTGCATTACCTATCAATAAAGCTACTGCGGGCACGATACAGCTCCCTATTAGGCAGCTGAGATCTGAGATAGGGTTTGTCAATCAACTTCAAGATGATGGGATTTTAACGCTTCTGAAAGGGGTGACAACCTCAAAAGAGGCTTATGTTGAGGAACTTCAAACTCACATCTCTATTTTTCAGTTGAAATATCAAATCAACACGAGAAATCAACAGATGGATCAATTATCTGATGAATCAGCTATCAAAGAGATGAAAATCGCTAATGCACAAGGTTTTACAGAGTTAAAGCGTTTGTATGCTAAATTACAGCCAAATGAAGAGAATCAAAGTCAGATTACTCAAGCTGTTTCTGAGCAATTACAAGAGCGCAAAGTCATCAAAAAAGCCCAAATGCAACAGTCACAGGGAAGTGGTAGAATCAATACCGACTTTATGAGACAACTAACAGCTTCTCTTAAACGGTCACAACAAGCAAGTAAAAAAGCACTGATGGAACGTGCACGAAGCGATGAACGTGAGGAGCAAGAGGAACGCAGACAAGCTCAACGCTAA